In a single window of the Methanofollis ethanolicus genome:
- a CDS encoding ATP-binding protein — protein sequence MSCAESRDDVIRLMEYLLTAEVYNKNPQLDMEDLPPQCRSLFLPSPEAAEIKRPLVITEALLKRAPGTTDEAVKKLLKNPFVDFDTLNLHYHITDLKAGAEWFAGHGGKEQVAKNPALAFYIGNFDSLNLRYEDVRAKNPRFSDSRLSLDRRVAQLTDKDEHFKEALELVIVSAPEEIEQQMDGIVCTGAQKEVIARIGTVIENRDFLRAHNISEVGKLLFVGPPGTGKTSLALAICHELHMPVLEVRLSMVTSQYLGETSKNIDRIFEIAKSLSPCILFIDEFDFVAKSRVSDDHGAMKRAVNMLLKNIDKISLVKNGVVMIGATNHPQLLDQAAWRRFDEVVEFSLPDQAMRAAILATFARSLDCDCDLAGVAARTEGFSGADLKMMLKEAVLNALMDKRRTISQNDLECGLLTVENRNLIRNCSWG from the coding sequence ATGTCGTGCGCAGAGAGCAGAGACGATGTCATCCGGCTGATGGAATATCTCCTGACGGCTGAGGTGTATAACAAGAACCCCCAGCTGGACATGGAAGACCTCCCTCCCCAGTGCCGGTCCCTCTTCCTCCCCTCCCCGGAAGCGGCTGAGATCAAGCGTCCTCTCGTCATCACAGAGGCCCTCCTCAAGAGGGCACCCGGGACGACCGATGAGGCGGTCAAAAAACTTCTCAAAAATCCCTTCGTCGATTTTGACACCCTCAACCTCCATTATCATATCACCGACCTCAAGGCCGGGGCCGAATGGTTCGCCGGTCATGGCGGAAAGGAGCAGGTGGCGAAGAACCCGGCGCTCGCCTTCTATATAGGAAACTTCGATTCCCTCAACCTCAGGTACGAGGACGTGCGGGCGAAAAACCCCCGTTTCTCCGATTCCCGCCTCTCCCTTGACCGGCGGGTTGCACAATTGACCGATAAAGACGAGCATTTCAAAGAAGCGCTGGAACTCGTCATCGTCAGCGCCCCCGAAGAGATCGAGCAGCAGATGGACGGTATCGTCTGCACCGGCGCGCAGAAGGAGGTGATCGCCAGGATAGGAACGGTGATCGAGAACCGCGACTTCCTCCGCGCCCACAACATCTCCGAGGTCGGCAAACTCCTCTTCGTCGGACCGCCCGGCACGGGCAAGACCTCCCTCGCCCTTGCCATCTGCCACGAACTCCACATGCCGGTGCTCGAAGTCCGCCTCTCCATGGTCACCTCCCAGTACCTCGGCGAGACCTCGAAGAATATCGACAGAATTTTCGAGATTGCAAAGAGTCTCTCCCCCTGCATCCTCTTCATCGACGAGTTCGACTTTGTCGCGAAGAGTCGGGTCTCCGACGACCACGGGGCGATGAAGCGGGCCGTCAACATGCTCCTGAAAAACATCGACAAGATCAGTCTGGTCAAAAATGGCGTGGTCATGATCGGGGCGACGAACCACCCGCAACTCCTTGACCAGGCGGCGTGGCGGCGTTTCGATGAGGTTGTCGAGTTCTCTCTCCCTGACCAGGCGATGCGGGCGGCGATCCTGGCGACTTTCGCCCGCTCCCTCGACTGCGACTGCGACCTTGCCGGTGTCGCGGCGCGGACAGAAGGCTTTTCCGGCGCCGACCTGAAGATGATGCTGAAGGAGGCAGTGCTGAACGCCCTGATGGATAAGCGGCGGACGATCTCCCAGAATGATCTCGAGTGCGGCCTCCTGACGGTGGAGAACCGCAACCTGATCCGGAACTGTTCGTGGGGATAG
- a CDS encoding MBL fold metallo-hydrolase, translating to MKVTLLGTGDAIGTPKIGCSCPVCAGASHTGRQRLRAAVLVEVGEKHILVDTGPDLRAQLIAAGSPHIDAVIWTHGHYDHFMGYGEFYRVQKVPPVYAAAPTLDYAGSVFSFLSLEEHAVEPYRPFSLFGAEVTLLTVDHPPMPTYGVRIEHDGAVLALTSDTNDRMPAATKEALAGADLLVLDAIVPPGYTITKHMNYADALKMAEELRPKDFRCTHASHLIPWDTPHLAMDGETFEL from the coding sequence ATGAAGGTCACGCTGCTCGGGACCGGGGACGCCATCGGGACACCGAAGATCGGGTGTTCGTGCCCGGTCTGCGCCGGGGCCAGCCACACCGGCAGGCAACGCCTGAGAGCGGCCGTCCTTGTGGAGGTCGGGGAGAAGCACATTCTGGTGGACACCGGCCCCGACCTCAGGGCCCAGCTCATCGCCGCCGGTTCGCCACACATCGACGCCGTGATCTGGACCCACGGCCATTATGATCACTTCATGGGCTACGGCGAGTTCTACCGGGTGCAGAAGGTGCCGCCGGTCTATGCCGCCGCCCCTACTCTCGACTATGCGGGCTCGGTCTTCTCTTTTCTCTCTCTCGAAGAGCACGCCGTCGAACCGTACCGGCCTTTCTCCCTCTTCGGCGCGGAGGTCACCCTCCTGACGGTGGACCACCCGCCGATGCCGACCTATGGCGTCCGCATCGAGCATGACGGGGCGGTGCTCGCCCTCACCTCCGACACAAACGACCGCATGCCGGCGGCGACGAAAGAGGCTCTCGCGGGTGCCGACCTCCTGGTCCTCGACGCCATCGTCCCGCCGGGGTATACCATCACCAAGCACATGAACTATGCCGACGCCCTGAAGATGGCGGAAGAACTCAGGCCAAAGGACTTCCGTTGCACCCACGCCTCTCACCTCATCCCCTGGGACACCCCCCACCTTGCGATGGACGGCGAGACTTTCGAGTTGTGA
- the map gene encoding type II methionyl aminopeptidase — protein MTDEEMELYLEAGKIAQKILNEGAGMVKVGAPVLDVVETVEGMILDAGAEIAFPLNLSRNEDAAHDTASAGDERIFATGDLVKLDLGVALEGRIADTALSVDLGGHEALVAASRAALDRAIALVRPGVTTGEIGAAVQAEIEGRGFLPVANLTGHGLAPYSIHTDPTIPNVGIVGGAVLEEGMAIAIEPFATTGSGRVCDRSRIEIYQQLAVKPTRLPSAKRILEQVRDRRGMPFSRRWLPQDKIEIALSALVRSGVVYGYPVLHDVPGSFVSQAEHTLIVTADGCVVTTR, from the coding sequence ATGACTGACGAAGAAATGGAACTCTACCTGGAAGCAGGAAAAATCGCACAGAAGATACTGAACGAAGGGGCGGGCATGGTGAAAGTCGGCGCACCCGTCCTCGACGTCGTCGAGACGGTAGAAGGAATGATCCTGGACGCGGGTGCCGAGATCGCGTTCCCCCTCAACCTCTCCCGGAACGAGGACGCCGCCCACGACACCGCCTCGGCCGGCGACGAAAGGATCTTTGCCACGGGCGACCTGGTCAAACTCGACCTCGGCGTCGCCCTCGAGGGCAGGATCGCCGACACCGCCCTCTCGGTCGACCTCGGCGGCCACGAGGCCCTGGTCGCCGCGTCGCGGGCCGCCCTCGACCGGGCGATCGCCCTGGTCCGTCCCGGCGTCACCACCGGTGAGATCGGCGCCGCAGTCCAGGCCGAGATCGAAGGTCGGGGCTTCCTGCCTGTTGCAAACCTCACCGGCCACGGCCTTGCTCCGTACTCCATTCACACCGACCCGACGATCCCGAATGTCGGCATCGTCGGCGGTGCCGTCCTCGAAGAAGGGATGGCCATAGCGATCGAGCCCTTCGCCACCACCGGCAGCGGCCGCGTCTGCGATCGGTCCAGGATCGAGATCTACCAGCAGCTTGCCGTAAAGCCGACCCGCCTCCCCTCGGCAAAGCGCATCCTCGAACAGGTCCGTGACCGCCGCGGCATGCCGTTTTCTCGCCGCTGGCTCCCCCAGGACAAAATCGAGATCGCCCTTTCGGCACTGGTCCGGAGCGGCGTGGTCTACGGCTACCCCGTCCTCCACGACGTCCCGGGCTCCTTCGTTTCGCAGGCAGAGCACACCCTCATCGTCACGGCAGACGGCTGCGTCGTGACGACCAGGTGA
- a CDS encoding M24 family metallopeptidase: MESLDNALAAADCAAYVLYASSDDADFRYLTRFQVSDPLLYVKRKGERGLLVVPQMEYERAATESSAAPITRAGAGFLKYLDEEKDAWKALARTAASLAGGKVLVPRTFPYGLGRLLEEYAGVEIDGAGAVSAMRAVKTSKELAAIRAAQRATEEAMDLGISMIRRSTAQNGVLHLDGAPLTSGRVRTAMHLFLMERGYTAKETIVSCGKETAMPHRQGDGPLIEDEPVVIDLFPRDDATGYYADMTRTVVKGEPSPEIAEMYDTVAAAQALGVSLIAAGVRGAAVHNAVVAFFTERGYESDTKGFVHSLGHGVGLEIHEGPSLSPSGGPLEAGNVVTVEPGLYYPGIGGIRIEDMGAVTTEGFDRFTNYPRNLIV, encoded by the coding sequence ATGGAAAGCCTTGACAATGCTCTCGCTGCGGCGGACTGTGCGGCCTATGTCCTCTACGCCTCCTCGGACGACGCCGACTTCCGCTACCTCACCCGTTTCCAGGTCTCCGACCCCCTCCTGTACGTGAAGCGGAAAGGTGAGCGTGGGCTCCTCGTCGTGCCCCAGATGGAGTATGAGCGGGCGGCGACCGAGTCGTCTGCCGCGCCCATTACCCGTGCCGGGGCAGGCTTCCTGAAATATCTCGACGAGGAGAAGGATGCCTGGAAAGCGCTCGCGCGCACCGCCGCATCCCTCGCCGGGGGGAAGGTCCTCGTCCCCCGCACCTTTCCGTATGGGCTTGGCCGCCTCCTGGAGGAGTACGCCGGCGTCGAAATCGACGGTGCCGGGGCCGTCAGCGCGATGCGTGCCGTCAAGACCTCGAAGGAACTCGCCGCCATCCGGGCGGCGCAGAGAGCGACCGAAGAGGCGATGGACCTCGGCATCTCGATGATCCGCCGGTCGACTGCACAGAACGGTGTCCTGCACCTCGACGGCGCCCCCCTCACGTCGGGGCGGGTCAGGACCGCGATGCACCTCTTCCTGATGGAAAGGGGCTACACCGCGAAGGAGACGATCGTCTCCTGCGGAAAGGAAACGGCCATGCCCCACAGGCAGGGCGACGGCCCCCTCATCGAGGACGAACCCGTCGTCATCGACCTCTTCCCGCGGGACGACGCCACAGGCTACTATGCCGACATGACCCGAACAGTCGTGAAGGGCGAACCCTCCCCCGAGATTGCGGAGATGTACGACACCGTCGCCGCGGCCCAGGCGCTCGGCGTCTCCCTCATCGCCGCGGGCGTGCGGGGTGCCGCCGTCCACAACGCCGTCGTCGCATTCTTCACAGAACGGGGCTATGAGAGCGATACAAAGGGCTTTGTCCACTCCCTGGGCCACGGCGTCGGACTTGAGATCCACGAGGGCCCCTCTCTCTCCCCCTCAGGCGGTCCCCTCGAAGCCGGCAATGTCGTCACCGTCGAGCCCGGCCTCTATTATCCGGGCATCGGCGGGATACGTATCGAGGACATGGGTGCCGTCACCACAGAGGGCTTTGACCGCTTCACCAACTATCCAAGGAACCTGATCGTATGA